A single Nostoc sp. PCC 7107 DNA region contains:
- a CDS encoding metallophosphoesterase, which produces MKLVSDPAIAKKIQKMNQRVRWEDPLIKRRNIDQTKLVLEDGQANDTEFSFLVVGDSGSGRHGGQNPQRRVAELALPHLDDCRFMLHTGDVIYLVGSSEYYQQNFIQPYKEYLVGGEHPKKIAYDNMTFRVPILPVPGNHDYYDLPIVFNLLSITTLPIRRLLRSRLDMDVGLHGSKTGDAYAKAFLDYLNAFKFPGDLDRHLDTHYTVKTDTGLCLAYQPGQFTRLPNRYYTFRYGGIDFFALDSNTFNNPPPLPETPEGDAERIILEQRRQNFEQEKQQILDKSSQLNPDNPNEAEYLDDLYVKLSQIEELIVDIDKQLAPQQTADTDIEQLEWLKQRLIASWHNSQVRGRVVYFHHPPYVTEATKWEQGQTLAIRTRLREVFNAVAEAVGDLPQDRAVVDLVLNGHAHCLEYLQTYNTGHADSAMNWIVCGGSGFSLRRQRTEGADLVERDKLIARSHLFVGRNGHGSAKRRPYSCLRIDVTGENHPRFIVRPLVAEWYQQEWHNYQIEPFVI; this is translated from the coding sequence TTGAAGCTAGTTTCTGATCCAGCGATCGCTAAAAAAATTCAAAAGATGAACCAGCGTGTCCGCTGGGAAGATCCGTTAATTAAAAGGCGCAATATTGACCAAACAAAACTGGTACTAGAAGATGGTCAAGCTAATGACACGGAATTTTCGTTTTTGGTAGTAGGAGATAGTGGTTCCGGGAGACATGGCGGACAAAATCCTCAAAGACGAGTAGCAGAACTGGCATTACCTCATTTAGATGATTGCCGTTTTATGCTGCATACAGGCGATGTTATTTATTTAGTCGGTTCGAGTGAGTATTATCAGCAAAACTTCATTCAGCCTTACAAAGAATATCTTGTCGGCGGTGAGCATCCCAAAAAGATTGCTTACGATAATATGACTTTCCGTGTACCGATTCTCCCTGTACCCGGAAATCATGATTATTATGATTTGCCAATTGTCTTTAACTTGTTATCAATTACAACATTACCAATTCGGCGGTTATTGCGATCGCGCCTGGATATGGATGTTGGTTTACATGGGTCAAAAACAGGCGATGCTTATGCTAAAGCATTTCTTGATTATCTCAACGCATTTAAGTTTCCTGGCGATTTAGACCGACATTTAGACACACACTACACAGTCAAAACAGACACAGGTCTTTGTTTAGCTTACCAACCCGGACAGTTTACGCGATTGCCCAATCGTTATTACACTTTTCGTTATGGTGGGATTGACTTTTTTGCTTTAGATTCCAATACATTCAACAATCCGCCACCACTACCAGAAACCCCTGAAGGCGACGCAGAACGCATCATTTTAGAACAACGCCGCCAAAACTTTGAACAAGAAAAACAGCAAATCTTAGACAAATCCAGCCAGTTAAATCCTGATAACCCCAACGAAGCCGAATATTTAGATGACTTATACGTTAAGCTGTCGCAAATTGAAGAACTGATTGTTGATATTGACAAACAATTAGCACCGCAACAAACAGCCGACACCGATATCGAACAGTTGGAATGGCTGAAACAAAGATTAATTGCATCTTGGCATAACTCCCAAGTGCGGGGACGCGTGGTTTATTTCCATCATCCTCCCTACGTTACCGAAGCGACCAAATGGGAACAAGGACAAACATTAGCAATTCGCACTCGCTTGCGTGAAGTATTTAATGCAGTAGCAGAAGCCGTGGGTGATTTGCCTCAAGACCGTGCTGTAGTAGATTTAGTCTTAAATGGTCATGCTCATTGCCTAGAATATCTGCAAACATATAATACTGGACACGCAGATTCGGCGATGAACTGGATTGTATGTGGTGGAAGTGGCTTTAGTTTGCGCCGACAACGAACAGAAGGCGCTGATTTAGTTGAGAGAGATAAATTAATTGCGCGATCGCATTTATTTGTAGGTCGCAACGGTCACGGTTCAGCAAAACGCCGTCCTTACTCATGTTTGCGAATTGATGTCACAGGCGAAAATCATCCTCGATTTATTGTCCGCCCTTTAGTTGCTGAATGGTATCAACAAGAATGGCATAATTATCAAATAGAACCTTTTGTGATTTGA
- a CDS encoding YegS/Rv2252/BmrU family lipid kinase — MNRSACLIFNPVAGQGNPEQELLEIRSLLEPTIDLDIHFTTEEVDADQLANAAVQRGVNEIIASGGDGTLSAAATAVINTNISFGIISRGTANAFATALGIPDTIDAACQTILQGVTRDIDVAYCNDRPLILLAGIGFEAETVEKANREAKNRFGIIAYILAGIQQLRELQSFDVEIETDEKIIKTTAAAVTVANAAPPTSVLAQGPAGIIYNDGLLDVTIVAPVSKAGAIAATYHLFQSASAGNAAERDDIGYLRANHFKITTDPVQKVVLDGELVGTTPIEVKCVPAGLKVFVPTVEEAELAEKLEGLPNLVIELKNPPAGETAE; from the coding sequence ATGAATCGTTCCGCCTGCCTCATCTTTAATCCAGTTGCGGGTCAAGGCAACCCAGAACAAGAACTGCTAGAGATTCGCTCATTATTAGAACCCACTATTGACTTAGATATTCATTTCACCACAGAAGAAGTCGATGCTGATCAACTGGCTAATGCCGCAGTTCAGCGAGGAGTTAATGAGATTATTGCTTCTGGGGGTGATGGGACACTCTCAGCAGCAGCAACGGCTGTAATTAATACGAATATCTCTTTCGGCATTATTTCGCGGGGGACAGCCAATGCTTTTGCTACAGCCTTGGGAATTCCCGACACCATTGATGCAGCTTGTCAAACAATTTTACAAGGGGTAACTCGTGATATAGATGTAGCTTATTGTAACGATCGCCCATTGATATTACTAGCTGGTATTGGCTTTGAAGCGGAAACAGTCGAAAAAGCTAACCGCGAAGCCAAAAACCGCTTTGGGATTATTGCTTACATCTTAGCTGGCATTCAACAGCTACGAGAATTACAGAGTTTTGATGTAGAAATTGAAACAGACGAAAAAATTATCAAAACCACAGCCGCCGCTGTCACCGTAGCCAATGCAGCACCACCAACATCAGTTTTAGCACAAGGGCCAGCGGGAATTATTTATAATGATGGCTTATTGGATGTAACAATTGTTGCTCCTGTAAGTAAAGCAGGTGCGATCGCCGCAACATATCATTTATTTCAAAGTGCGTCGGCGGGTAATGCGGCTGAACGGGATGATATTGGTTATCTCCGCGCTAACCATTTTAAAATCACCACTGACCCAGTACAAAAAGTTGTCTTGGATGGTGAACTTGTAGGGACAACACCAATAGAAGTTAAATGTGTTCCCGCAGGCTTAAAAGTGTTTGTCCCAACAGTGGAAGAAGCTGAACTCGCTGAAAAACTCGAAGGATTGCCAAATTTAGTAATTGAGTTGAAAAATCCTCCAGCAGGAGAAACGGCAGAGTAA
- a CDS encoding phytochelatin synthase family protein: MDIDNIGQISKRDLEIIQLHQFQQPIYCCNVTAIAYAFTALGYLTTVDEIFYVTQLPIASVLDDGMTLAETYDTCKIYIERKGLPLSIQMDHFDKPSITLEAFTREVEAAVCNENDVHILNFNTRIAHENPSLEGGHFSLLADYDSKTQEVTIADTNPKRYTRFWKCPIQRMYAACVDKDSSSNRSRGMIILRRLEKLNLASNGVAHPAELALNALHAENS, translated from the coding sequence ATGGATATTGATAACATCGGTCAAATTTCTAAACGCGATTTAGAAATCATTCAACTACACCAGTTTCAACAACCTATTTACTGTTGTAATGTGACTGCGATCGCTTATGCTTTTACAGCGTTAGGATATCTGACAACTGTTGATGAGATTTTCTATGTTACTCAACTGCCAATTGCATCTGTGTTAGATGATGGCATGACTTTAGCAGAAACCTATGACACCTGTAAAATTTACATAGAAAGAAAGGGATTACCTTTGTCAATTCAGATGGATCATTTTGATAAACCGAGTATCACCCTTGAAGCCTTCACCCGCGAAGTAGAAGCTGCGGTTTGTAATGAAAATGATGTTCATATTCTCAACTTCAATACTCGGATTGCTCATGAAAATCCTAGTTTAGAAGGTGGTCACTTTTCCTTACTAGCAGATTATGACTCGAAAACTCAAGAAGTCACAATTGCCGATACAAATCCCAAGCGATATACACGCTTTTGGAAATGTCCCATTCAACGGATGTATGCTGCTTGTGTAGATAAAGATTCTTCCTCCAATCGTTCCCGTGGGATGATTATACTTCGCAGATTAGAAAAACTAAATCTTGCGAGTAACGGCGTAGCTCATCCAGCAGAACTTGCTTTAAATGCTCTCCATGCAGAAAACAGTTAA
- a CDS encoding YciI family protein has product MTKYILWGTYCDNVLEKRAPYRQAHLDGLAKQKESGVLITIGPTKDVTKVFGIYEAEDEAAVRQLIESDPYWQNGIWTEYSIKEWIQAV; this is encoded by the coding sequence ATGACCAAATACATCCTCTGGGGTACTTACTGCGACAACGTTCTCGAAAAACGCGCTCCTTACCGTCAAGCTCATTTAGATGGTTTAGCCAAACAAAAAGAATCTGGTGTGTTAATTACCATCGGCCCAACCAAAGATGTCACCAAAGTTTTTGGGATTTACGAAGCTGAAGATGAAGCTGCTGTCCGCCAATTAATTGAAAGTGATCCCTATTGGCAAAATGGGATTTGGACAGAATACTCTATCAAAGAGTGGATTCAAGCTGTTTAA